Proteins encoded in a region of the Flavobacterium sp. PMTSA4 genome:
- the hemN gene encoding oxygen-independent coproporphyrinogen III oxidase translates to MSVSLIQKYNVPGPRYTSYPTVPFWDAASFSIDGWKESYLRSFDESNATEGISLYIHLPFCESLCTFCGCHKRITKRHEVEHPYIMAVLKEWDLYCQSFSGKPNIKELHLGGGTPTFFSPEHLKLLIDDILSKATLADGYEFSFEGHPNNTSRAHLQTLFDLGFRRVSFGVQDYSEKVQKAIHREQSFHNVAKVTFWAKEIGYTSISHDLVYGLPFQTLEDVIDTIEKTKSLSPDRLAFYSYAHVPWIKGNGQRGFNDDDLPKDETKRKLYEIGKQLLEKNGYHEIGMDHFALKTDSMYEAFEDKKLHRNFMGYTSSKTQLMIGLGVSSISDSWYVFAQNEKNLEDYYALLDENKIPVVKGHVLSAEDLIVRKHILNLMCQFETSWNAATTFDALPEVLARLEEMDHDGLVVILTDGLQITDAGKPFVRNVCMAFDLHLQQHTPQTQLFSMTV, encoded by the coding sequence ATGTCGGTTTCATTGATTCAAAAGTATAATGTTCCTGGTCCGAGGTATACCAGTTACCCAACGGTTCCTTTTTGGGATGCTGCTAGTTTCAGCATTGATGGATGGAAAGAAAGCTACTTGCGTTCTTTTGATGAGAGCAATGCTACCGAAGGCATCAGCTTGTATATTCATTTGCCTTTTTGTGAAAGTTTGTGCACTTTTTGTGGTTGCCACAAGCGTATTACCAAACGTCATGAGGTGGAACATCCTTATATCATGGCGGTTTTGAAAGAATGGGATTTGTATTGCCAATCGTTCTCAGGGAAACCGAATATTAAAGAATTACACCTTGGTGGTGGCACACCTACTTTCTTTTCTCCGGAGCATTTAAAGCTTTTAATTGATGATATTCTTAGCAAAGCTACTTTGGCTGATGGCTACGAGTTTAGTTTTGAAGGTCACCCAAATAATACTTCGCGTGCGCATTTACAAACCTTGTTTGACTTGGGCTTTCGTCGGGTGAGTTTTGGAGTGCAGGATTATAGTGAGAAGGTTCAAAAGGCAATTCATAGAGAGCAATCATTTCACAATGTGGCTAAGGTTACTTTTTGGGCAAAAGAAATTGGATATACTTCCATTTCGCATGATTTGGTGTATGGGTTGCCGTTTCAAACTTTGGAAGATGTTATTGATACTATTGAAAAAACCAAATCGTTGTCGCCAGACCGATTGGCTTTTTATAGTTATGCGCATGTACCGTGGATAAAAGGCAATGGACAACGTGGTTTTAATGATGACGATTTACCGAAGGATGAAACCAAACGCAAACTTTATGAAATTGGCAAACAACTGCTAGAGAAAAATGGTTATCACGAAATTGGGATGGACCATTTTGCGTTGAAAACCGATAGTATGTATGAAGCTTTTGAAGATAAAAAGCTGCACCGTAACTTTATGGGGTATACTTCGTCTAAAACGCAATTGATGATTGGGCTTGGGGTTTCTTCTATTAGTGACAGCTGGTATGTGTTTGCTCAGAATGAGAAAAACTTAGAGGATTACTATGCGTTGTTAGATGAAAATAAAATTCCTGTGGTGAAAGGTCATGTGCTGAGTGCTGAAGATTTGATTGTTAGAAAGCATATATTGAACCTGATGTGTCAATTTGAAACTTCATGGAATGCTGCTACTACTTTTGATGCTTTGCCTGAGGTATTGGCAAGACTTGAAGAAATGGATCATGATGGTTTAGTTGTTATTCTTACTGATGGTTTGCAAATAACGGATGCTGGTAAACCTTTTGTTCGCAATGTTTGCATGGCGTTTGATTTGCACTTGCAACAGCATACTCCGCAGACACAACTGTTTTCGATGACGGTTTAG
- a CDS encoding peptidylprolyl isomerase — translation MKLKVNLLFVLALSVSSLFAQTTKKPTAAKPTATKALPFAKTSGEGIFAEFETTKGKIKVQLEYVKTPVTVANFISLVEGNNPEVKEEKLRGKPFYNGLKFHRVIENFMIQGGDPNGNGSGGPGYAFKDEFVPELKHDKPGILSMANSGPQTNGSQFFITHKDTPWLDGKHTVFGHVVTGQDVVNAIKQDDVINTVKIIRVGSAAKKFDAVKTFSTYIAGKAEEQKGELAKQAAMKEQALKEFANASTTASGLKYVVIKEGNGEMPQATSNVKVHYTGMLLDGKIFDSSVQRGEPIDFPLNQVIPGWTEGVQLMKEGAKYKFYIPSNLAYGARGAGGVIPPNADLIFEVELLKINK, via the coding sequence ATGAAATTAAAAGTTAATTTATTATTCGTTCTAGCATTAAGTGTTTCTTCACTTTTTGCACAAACAACTAAAAAACCTACAGCAGCAAAACCAACTGCTACTAAAGCTTTGCCATTTGCTAAAACATCTGGTGAAGGAATTTTTGCAGAATTTGAAACAACAAAAGGTAAAATAAAAGTTCAGCTAGAGTATGTTAAAACGCCTGTTACTGTGGCTAATTTTATTTCTCTAGTAGAAGGAAACAATCCTGAAGTGAAAGAGGAAAAGCTAAGAGGAAAACCTTTTTATAATGGTTTAAAATTTCACAGAGTTATTGAAAACTTTATGATTCAAGGTGGTGATCCAAACGGGAATGGTTCTGGTGGACCAGGTTATGCTTTTAAAGATGAGTTTGTTCCTGAATTAAAACATGATAAACCTGGAATTTTATCAATGGCTAACTCTGGACCTCAAACTAATGGTTCACAGTTTTTCATTACTCATAAAGATACTCCATGGTTGGACGGAAAACATACTGTTTTTGGTCATGTAGTTACTGGTCAGGACGTAGTTAATGCAATTAAACAAGATGACGTTATCAATACTGTTAAGATTATCAGAGTTGGTAGTGCTGCAAAAAAGTTTGATGCTGTTAAAACTTTCTCTACTTATATAGCTGGAAAAGCAGAAGAACAAAAAGGAGAACTTGCTAAACAAGCTGCAATGAAAGAACAAGCGTTAAAAGAATTTGCTAATGCTTCTACAACTGCAAGCGGTTTAAAATATGTTGTTATTAAAGAAGGAAACGGCGAAATGCCTCAAGCTACCAGCAATGTAAAAGTACATTACACAGGTATGTTATTGGATGGTAAAATATTTGATAGCAGTGTGCAAAGAGGTGAACCAATTGATTTCCCATTGAACCAAGTTATTCCAGGTTGGACAGAAGGTGTTCAATTGATGAAAGAAGGTGCAAAATATAAATTTTATATCCCTTCAAATTTAGCTTATGGTGCTCGTGGTGCTGGTGGTGTTATTCCGCCAAATGCTGATCTGATTTTTGAAGTTGAGCTTTTAAAGATTAACAAATAA
- a CDS encoding peptidylprolyl isomerase yields MNRLKTLLLFVIFAFSMLSCKDEHNDLKDGIYAELQTSKGDILLQLDYQKAPITVANFITLAEGTNPFVREELKGKPFYDGISFHRVIQKFMIQTGDPFGNGAGDAGYAFKDEITDLKHDKPGILSMANSGPNTNSSQFFITHVPTEWLDGKHTVFGHIVDPSNISVVNAIMQGDMLNKVTIIRKGEAAKKFNAVKIFGDYFKIETQNKAREKALEEANKKIYEEKFAAVIAQNLVYFNEVKETAPKSPTGVQCKIIYDAHGPKPKDGAEICMKYSGFLADGTLFDTSEEDVAKKFGKYDARKAHQIGYRPLPYTVGTSQMIPGFAEGIKKLNIGDKGIIFIPAKMAYGEQGAGNVIPPNADLIFVVQLIENCK; encoded by the coding sequence ATGAATAGATTGAAAACGCTTTTGTTATTTGTGATTTTTGCTTTTAGCATGCTTTCTTGCAAAGATGAACACAATGATTTAAAAGACGGAATTTATGCAGAATTACAAACCTCTAAAGGTGATATTTTGCTTCAATTAGATTATCAAAAAGCTCCAATTACGGTAGCTAACTTTATAACTTTAGCTGAAGGTACTAATCCGTTTGTTAGAGAAGAACTTAAAGGAAAACCGTTTTATGATGGTATTTCATTTCATAGAGTTATCCAAAAATTCATGATTCAAACTGGCGATCCATTTGGGAATGGTGCTGGTGATGCAGGTTATGCTTTTAAAGATGAAATTACCGATTTAAAACACGATAAACCTGGAATTTTATCTATGGCTAACTCAGGTCCAAATACTAATAGTAGTCAATTCTTTATAACGCATGTGCCAACGGAATGGCTTGATGGAAAGCATACTGTTTTTGGTCATATTGTTGATCCTTCTAACATTAGTGTGGTTAATGCAATAATGCAAGGCGACATGTTAAATAAAGTAACCATCATCAGAAAAGGTGAAGCGGCTAAAAAGTTTAATGCGGTTAAAATATTTGGCGATTATTTTAAAATAGAAACGCAAAACAAAGCCAGAGAAAAAGCATTAGAAGAAGCAAACAAGAAAATATATGAAGAAAAGTTTGCGGCCGTAATTGCTCAAAATTTAGTTTACTTCAATGAAGTTAAAGAAACAGCACCTAAATCTCCTACTGGAGTTCAATGTAAAATCATTTATGATGCACATGGTCCAAAACCTAAAGATGGTGCAGAAATATGCATGAAGTATTCTGGGTTTCTTGCTGATGGAACGCTTTTTGATACCAGCGAAGAAGACGTTGCTAAAAAATTTGGAAAGTATGATGCCCGAAAAGCACATCAAATTGGTTACAGACCTTTGCCATACACTGTTGGAACCAGTCAAATGATTCCGGGGTTTGCCGAAGGAATTAAAAAATTGAATATTGGCGATAAAGGCATTATATTTATTCCTGCAAAAATGGCTTATGGTGAGCAAGGTGCTGGAAATGTAATTCCGCCAAATGCCGATTTAATTTTTGTAGTTCAGTTAATTGAAAATTGTAAATAA
- a CDS encoding APC family permease produces the protein MENNSPNHLKKILGVSFGIAILIGGTIGVGILRTPGAIAGLLDNHWLIISCWILGGIYVLLGCGAYSELATMFPKAGGSYNYVKHAFGNYFGFITGWFDYLTCAIAPAFFCIVISEYLVLLVPQWENHTTIIAIAFLLGFTLLHASGTKNGSLVQKITSVIKILLFVILIMACFSYSGVEIAPIKKSSGLLESSIIVSFFKSLQMVLGTYDGWHGVSFFAEEDENPSKNIPKSMYLGVLVVIIIYVIINLAFFYVLPVENIANSPLAAADVAKLIFGKKGSIVVTIIALFSIISILNAYMMLPSRVLYGMSRDGYFVHKGTIVNKGGTPIVALLFSSIFGFILICIGTFEILFSLATFMSVTVWLLTYITLIKLRISKPDLPRPHKSWGHPLTTIILILSTIAVFIGFAYSDRNSLVIIGIIMLFSYPVFLLLQKNHYNK, from the coding sequence ATGGAAAACAACTCGCCCAATCACTTAAAAAAAATCCTTGGAGTTAGCTTTGGTATAGCAATTTTAATTGGAGGAACTATTGGAGTAGGAATCTTGAGAACGCCAGGAGCAATTGCTGGATTGCTTGATAATCATTGGCTAATTATTTCTTGCTGGATTTTAGGCGGTATATATGTTTTACTTGGTTGTGGTGCATATTCCGAACTTGCAACCATGTTTCCAAAAGCAGGTGGTTCCTATAATTATGTGAAACATGCTTTTGGAAATTATTTTGGATTCATAACAGGTTGGTTTGATTATCTAACCTGCGCCATTGCACCAGCATTTTTTTGTATTGTTATTAGTGAATATTTGGTTTTATTAGTCCCGCAATGGGAAAATCACACAACCATAATTGCAATTGCCTTTCTACTTGGTTTTACACTGCTTCATGCTAGTGGAACTAAAAACGGAAGTTTGGTCCAAAAAATTACTAGTGTCATTAAAATTCTACTATTCGTTATTTTAATTATGGCTTGTTTTAGTTATTCAGGAGTAGAAATTGCACCAATCAAAAAAAGTTCTGGCCTTTTAGAAAGTAGTATTATAGTATCTTTTTTTAAATCATTACAAATGGTTTTAGGCACTTATGATGGTTGGCATGGCGTTAGCTTTTTTGCAGAAGAAGATGAAAATCCATCAAAAAATATTCCAAAATCAATGTATTTAGGAGTACTAGTTGTTATTATTATTTATGTAATTATTAATTTGGCCTTCTTTTATGTGTTGCCAGTAGAAAATATTGCAAATTCGCCTTTAGCTGCTGCAGATGTTGCAAAATTAATCTTTGGAAAAAAAGGTTCGATAGTTGTTACTATTATTGCACTTTTTTCTATTATCAGTATACTGAATGCCTACATGATGCTTCCAAGTCGAGTTTTATATGGCATGAGTCGAGATGGTTATTTTGTTCATAAAGGAACTATTGTAAACAAAGGTGGTACTCCTATCGTTGCTCTTTTATTTTCATCCATTTTTGGTTTTATATTAATTTGCATCGGAACCTTTGAAATATTATTTTCTTTGGCAACTTTCATGTCTGTAACAGTTTGGTTATTAACATACATTACTTTAATAAAATTACGAATATCTAAACCCGATTTACCAAGACCACACAAATCTTGGGGACATCCGTTAACAACTATTATATTAATATTAAGTACAATTGCAGTGTTTATAGGATTTGCTTACAGCGATAGAAATAGTCTAGTGATTATCGGAATTATAATGCTATTTTCATATCCAGTTTTTCTATTGCTGCAGAAGAATCATTATAATAAATAA
- a CDS encoding cyanophycinase, translated as MKIHGKLIIIGGAVDKGSFTEKDLDKSAPKNLNFFEEGILKRIIKESKHKELSRIEVITTASSIPREIGPEYVKAFNYLGATNIDVLYIEKREQANETEVLERIKNADVVMFTGGDQLRLSSILGGTQMHQIILDKYKNEDFIYAGTSAGAAAASTNMIYQGSSSEALLKGEVKITSGLALIDDVIIDTHFVKRGRIGRLFQAVVGNPKVLGIGLGEDTGLLILNGRQMEAIGSGLVILVDGREIKDTNLTQVELGQPISINHLVTHVMSNRDTFDLDTFKMTIHSSQYV; from the coding sequence ATGAAAATACACGGAAAACTTATTATAATTGGTGGTGCTGTTGATAAAGGCAGTTTTACTGAAAAAGATTTGGACAAAAGTGCTCCAAAAAACTTGAATTTCTTCGAGGAAGGAATATTGAAAAGAATCATAAAAGAATCAAAACATAAAGAATTATCTAGAATAGAAGTAATTACTACTGCTTCAAGCATACCAAGAGAAATTGGTCCTGAATATGTAAAAGCTTTCAACTATCTTGGTGCTACGAATATTGATGTTCTATACATTGAAAAAAGAGAACAAGCAAATGAAACTGAAGTTTTAGAAAGAATTAAAAATGCAGATGTAGTAATGTTTACTGGTGGCGATCAATTAAGATTATCATCAATTTTAGGTGGAACACAAATGCATCAAATCATTTTAGATAAATATAAAAATGAAGATTTTATCTATGCTGGAACTTCTGCTGGTGCAGCTGCTGCTTCAACAAACATGATTTATCAAGGAAGTAGTTCGGAAGCTTTATTGAAAGGTGAAGTGAAAATTACTTCTGGTTTAGCCTTAATAGATGATGTAATTATTGATACACATTTTGTAAAACGCGGTCGAATTGGACGTTTATTTCAAGCTGTAGTTGGAAATCCAAAAGTTTTAGGAATAGGATTGGGTGAAGATACAGGTTTGTTGATACTAAATGGACGTCAAATGGAAGCTATTGGTTCAGGACTTGTGATTTTGGTTGATGGTAGAGAAATAAAAGACACTAATTTAACCCAAGTAGAATTAGGGCAACCAATTTCAATTAATCATTTGGTCACACACGTTATGAGTAATCGAGATACATTTGATTTAGATACTTTTAAAATGACGATTCATTCTTCACAATACGTATGA
- the gldI gene encoding gliding motility-associated peptidyl-prolyl isomerase GldI, producing the protein MKINKIIALVLLICITFVSCKQQQARMPVSRSSGTFMKESIVRNKKLIAGEEAQIDSIIKSNPSVKYYASKKGYWFYYEIRNENDTLRPKKGDIAYFDYNVQDFKGNIIYSEIQTRPQVYKVDKQNIMMGLRDGIKLMRKNEKVVFLFPSHMAYGYHGDEKHIGTNEPLICTVTLNDFKPESKTTPQTIIKNE; encoded by the coding sequence ATGAAAATAAATAAAATCATCGCTCTAGTATTGTTGATTTGCATCACGTTTGTGAGTTGCAAACAACAACAAGCTCGAATGCCCGTTTCGCGTTCTTCTGGAACTTTTATGAAAGAATCTATTGTTCGAAATAAAAAATTAATTGCAGGCGAAGAAGCTCAAATTGATTCTATCATAAAAAGCAATCCAAGTGTAAAATATTATGCTTCAAAAAAAGGTTATTGGTTCTACTATGAAATCAGAAATGAAAATGACACACTTAGACCTAAAAAAGGTGATATAGCCTACTTTGATTATAACGTTCAAGATTTTAAAGGAAACATAATTTACTCTGAAATTCAAACTCGTCCTCAAGTTTATAAAGTCGATAAGCAAAACATTATGATGGGTTTGCGCGATGGAATTAAATTGATGCGTAAAAACGAAAAAGTAGTGTTCCTTTTTCCATCACATATGGCTTATGGATATCATGGCGATGAAAAACACATTGGCACCAATGAACCTTTAATTTGCACGGTTACTTTAAACGATTTTAAACCTGAATCTAAAACAACTCCTCAAACCATTATTAAAAATGAATAG
- a CDS encoding DHH family phosphoesterase: MNETEITTVKNLLANPKKIAIIPHRSPDGDAMGSTLALYHFLKKLNHQPVVISPNDFPNFLAWLPGSNDVLIYENDRTNCTKNLNEAELVFTLDFNALHRTGEMEQVLSKLTVPMVMIDHHQKPDDFAAVTYSDTSFGSTCEMIYNFIAYLEKTELLDKTIATCIYTGIMTDSGSFRFPSTTSKTHRVVADLIDLGIDNSEIHNQVFDSNSYNRLQLLGRALQNMRVFPEYKTAYISLSQKDLDEFHYEKGDTEGVVNYGLTIKGIHLAAIFIEHKDENIIKISFRSQGSFDVNQFAREHFQGGGHINAAGGKSYDSLNYTIKKFEKIIATIEIE, encoded by the coding sequence ATGAATGAAACCGAAATTACGACTGTAAAAAATTTACTGGCAAACCCGAAAAAAATTGCAATTATTCCGCATCGAAGTCCAGATGGTGATGCAATGGGTTCAACTTTAGCTTTATATCATTTTTTAAAAAAATTGAACCATCAACCAGTTGTAATTTCACCAAATGATTTTCCGAACTTTTTGGCATGGCTTCCAGGTTCTAATGATGTTTTGATATATGAAAACGATAGAACTAATTGCACAAAAAATTTAAATGAAGCTGAATTAGTTTTTACTTTAGATTTTAATGCATTACACCGAACTGGAGAAATGGAACAAGTTTTAAGTAAGCTAACGGTTCCAATGGTAATGATTGACCATCATCAAAAACCTGATGATTTTGCAGCAGTTACCTATTCAGATACTTCATTTGGTTCAACATGCGAAATGATTTATAACTTTATAGCTTATTTAGAAAAAACTGAACTGTTAGATAAAACAATTGCAACTTGCATCTATACTGGAATCATGACCGATTCGGGTTCGTTTCGTTTTCCTTCAACAACAAGCAAAACCCATAGAGTTGTAGCCGATTTGATAGATTTAGGAATTGATAATAGTGAAATTCACAACCAAGTTTTTGATTCTAACTCGTATAATCGTTTGCAGTTGTTAGGCAGAGCTTTGCAAAACATGAGAGTTTTTCCAGAATATAAAACTGCTTATATATCGTTATCTCAAAAAGATTTGGATGAATTTCATTATGAAAAAGGCGATACCGAAGGCGTTGTAAACTATGGTTTAACCATAAAAGGAATTCATTTGGCAGCAATTTTTATAGAACATAAAGATGAAAACATCATTAAAATATCGTTCCGTTCACAAGGAAGTTTTGATGTTAATCAGTTTGCCAGAGAACATTTTCAAGGCGGTGGACATATTAATGCTGCAGGAGGAAAATCATACGACAGTTTGAATTATACTATAAAAAAATTCGAAAAAATAATTGCAACTATTGAAATTGAATAA
- a CDS encoding energy transducer TonB: MKLHYLFLLLFCSVSWSQEWPTEDYAKKHNYLEVIGDTLGTNNKLKRITFAQYPHGKKGINTLIQMNIKHPNTLEKPLNNGRVLLSYIVNREGNIENVTVLESAGKLFDDEAIAVLMKMERWIPGAVNGEAVDVAYRQPFRFN, from the coding sequence ATGAAACTACATTACTTGTTCTTACTTTTATTTTGTTCTGTTAGCTGGAGTCAGGAATGGCCAACGGAAGACTATGCTAAGAAGCATAATTATCTTGAAGTTATTGGCGATACGCTTGGCACGAATAACAAACTAAAACGCATTACTTTTGCGCAATATCCTCACGGGAAGAAAGGTATTAATACTTTGATACAAATGAATATCAAACACCCTAACACGCTTGAAAAACCTTTGAATAACGGAAGAGTTCTTTTATCGTATATCGTTAACAGAGAAGGGAACATTGAGAATGTTACTGTACTTGAAAGTGCTGGTAAACTTTTTGACGATGAAGCTATTGCGGTTTTAATGAAAATGGAACGCTGGATTCCGGGTGCTGTTAATGGCGAAGCTGTTGATGTTGCCTACAGGCAGCCGTTTCGATTTAATTGA
- a CDS encoding isoaspartyl peptidase/L-asparaginase, which yields MKIIIHGGFFSESSTNNETKIAKQQALLRIVKDSYEFLKTHSALETVVYATSLLEDDALFNAGIGSQIQSDGKIRMSASLMDGTTQKFSGVINIEEVKNPIQVAQVLMKVDDRVLSGEGATQFARQHGFEKFSTEIPQRRAEYEAKLAGTGVGTVGCVALDNDGKLAVATSTGGKGFEIVGRVSDSATVAGNYCNEICGVSLTGVGEDIVSNATATKIVTRVTDGFTLEKAFAKTFEELKPYDGFAGAIAIDNKGNIYHQDSHPTMVFASFDGENEEVFQ from the coding sequence ATGAAAATAATTATTCACGGCGGATTTTTCTCTGAATCGTCAACCAATAATGAAACAAAAATTGCCAAGCAACAAGCTTTATTGCGAATTGTAAAAGATTCTTATGAATTTTTAAAAACACATTCTGCTTTAGAAACGGTAGTTTATGCTACTTCATTATTAGAAGACGATGCTTTATTCAATGCAGGAATTGGTTCTCAAATTCAAAGTGATGGGAAGATTAGAATGAGTGCTTCACTAATGGATGGAACAACTCAAAAATTCAGCGGTGTTATTAATATTGAAGAAGTAAAAAATCCAATTCAAGTAGCTCAGGTTTTAATGAAAGTAGATGACCGAGTTTTGAGTGGAGAAGGAGCAACCCAATTTGCAAGACAACATGGTTTTGAAAAATTTTCTACCGAAATTCCACAACGTAGAGCAGAATATGAAGCAAAATTAGCTGGAACTGGTGTTGGTACTGTTGGTTGCGTAGCTTTGGATAACGATGGAAAACTAGCAGTAGCAACTTCAACCGGCGGAAAAGGTTTTGAAATCGTTGGTCGTGTTTCAGATTCGGCTACAGTAGCTGGAAATTATTGTAATGAAATCTGTGGTGTAAGTCTAACTGGAGTTGGTGAAGACATTGTTAGCAATGCAACTGCTACAAAAATTGTAACTCGTGTTACCGATGGATTTACACTAGAAAAAGCTTTTGCAAAAACATTTGAAGAATTAAAACCATATGATGGTTTTGCTGGTGCAATAGCTATTGATAATAAAGGAAACATCTATCATCAAGATTCACATCCAACGATGGTTTTTGCCAGTTTTGATGGTGAAAATGAAGAAGTTTTTCAATAA
- the crcB gene encoding fluoride efflux transporter CrcB has product MLKTILYIAIGGAIGSVLRYLTNVLVSKFWMNAFPLATFIVNIIGCFLIGLFVGYLEKNQFTNDSLKWFLITGFCGGFTTFSAFSIENQFLFQNNNTLLAFAYIGLSVFLGILAVWFGLSIAK; this is encoded by the coding sequence ATGCTAAAAACCATTTTATATATAGCAATTGGCGGCGCTATTGGAAGTGTTCTTCGTTACTTGACAAATGTTTTGGTTTCTAAATTTTGGATGAATGCTTTTCCTTTAGCAACTTTTATCGTTAATATTATTGGCTGTTTTCTGATTGGACTTTTTGTGGGTTATTTAGAAAAAAATCAATTCACTAACGACAGTCTAAAATGGTTTCTTATCACAGGTTTTTGCGGTGGTTTTACAACTTTTTCAGCGTTTAGTATCGAAAATCAATTTTTATTTCAAAACAACAACACACTTTTGGCCTTTGCCTATATCGGATTGAGTGTTTTTCTTGGAATTTTGGCAGTTTGGTTTGGCTTAAGTATTGCTAAATAA
- the rluF gene encoding 23S rRNA pseudouridine(2604) synthase RluF, whose amino-acid sequence MESNQTRINKFLSESGFCSRREADKLLEQGRITINGKIPELGTKVSSEDEIRVDGKLIRENHEKPVYLAFHKPVGIECTTNQKVRDNIVDYINYPKRIFPIGRLDKASEGLIFMTNDGNIVNKILRARNNHEKEYIVTVNRPITDRFIERMSNGIPILDTVTRKCKVEQISKNIFRIILTQGLNRQIRRMCEFLDYEVTALKRTRIINISLDIPVGRYRDLTDDEIKQLNKLIEPSSKTEEASLPKSKVQTSRKPIPKSKIIPKKNTNRK is encoded by the coding sequence ATGGAATCTAATCAAACACGAATTAATAAATTTCTATCAGAATCAGGATTTTGTTCACGACGTGAAGCCGATAAATTATTAGAGCAAGGAAGAATTACCATCAATGGAAAAATTCCAGAATTAGGCACAAAAGTTTCCTCTGAAGATGAAATCAGAGTGGATGGAAAATTGATTCGTGAAAATCATGAAAAACCTGTTTACCTTGCATTTCACAAACCTGTAGGTATTGAATGTACAACCAATCAAAAAGTTCGCGATAACATTGTAGATTACATCAATTATCCGAAACGAATTTTCCCGATTGGTCGTTTAGATAAAGCTTCAGAAGGATTAATTTTCATGACAAATGACGGCAATATTGTAAACAAAATTCTCAGAGCCAGAAATAATCACGAGAAAGAATATATTGTTACTGTAAATCGTCCTATTACTGATAGATTTATTGAAAGAATGAGCAACGGAATTCCTATTTTAGATACCGTTACCCGAAAATGTAAAGTAGAACAAATCAGTAAAAATATATTTAGAATTATTTTAACCCAAGGCTTAAATAGACAAATTCGTAGAATGTGTGAGTTTCTAGATTATGAAGTTACAGCGCTAAAAAGAACACGTATCATCAATATTTCTCTTGATATTCCTGTTGGTCGTTATCGTGATTTAACAGATGACGAAATCAAACAGTTAAATAAATTAATAGAACCTTCGAGCAAAACAGAAGAAGCAAGTTTGCCTAAATCAAAAGTTCAAACTAGTAGAAAACCAATCCCAAAATCAAAAATCATCCCAAAGAAAAATACAAATAGAAAATAA